One part of the Microlunatus elymi genome encodes these proteins:
- a CDS encoding aldo/keto reductase: METRVLRSGDTRLEVSPLCLGIMNLGVSTDEQTAFAIFDRYYEAGGRFFDTANNYGAWTEESLGTRAGDSERVLGRWLAIRKPADDVVIATKCGAGKLSGDRPLSGIPPTNYEGLAPEVVRRELTGSLQRLGVERVGVYYGHVDDRERDVTEIADTFSALAEEGLIAIPGLSNTMTWRLALARAHSLKHGRPEFGAWEQEHSIYWTRPGYADGSAVTGEMVDYAASEPDLTITTYSPQQGGQIVRPWMDFRSYYDHPGSHDRLRLVHRIAHDLGATANQVIMAWQLAGPKSNFTYRDGSSTHALDDLAPRRAAMLPIFGASSVDQLDEALGTLDVKLTDDQLALLDAV; encoded by the coding sequence ATGGAAACCAGAGTTCTGCGCAGCGGCGACACCCGACTCGAGGTGAGCCCGCTCTGTCTCGGCATCATGAATCTCGGCGTCAGCACCGACGAGCAGACCGCATTCGCGATCTTCGATCGCTACTACGAGGCCGGCGGCCGGTTCTTCGACACCGCCAACAACTACGGCGCGTGGACCGAGGAGTCCCTCGGCACCCGGGCCGGCGACAGCGAACGGGTCCTCGGTCGCTGGCTGGCCATCCGCAAGCCGGCCGACGATGTGGTGATCGCCACCAAGTGCGGCGCGGGCAAGCTCAGCGGCGACCGTCCGCTGTCCGGCATCCCGCCGACCAACTACGAGGGTCTGGCACCCGAGGTCGTACGCCGTGAGCTCACCGGCAGCCTGCAGCGCCTCGGCGTCGAACGGGTCGGCGTCTATTACGGGCATGTCGATGATCGTGAACGCGACGTCACGGAGATCGCCGACACCTTCTCCGCGCTGGCCGAGGAGGGATTGATCGCGATCCCGGGGCTGTCCAACACGATGACCTGGCGGCTGGCTCTGGCCCGGGCGCACAGTCTGAAACACGGCCGGCCGGAGTTCGGTGCCTGGGAACAGGAACACTCGATCTACTGGACCCGTCCCGGCTACGCCGACGGCAGTGCGGTCACCGGCGAGATGGTCGACTACGCGGCCTCCGAGCCGGACCTGACGATCACCACGTACTCACCTCAGCAGGGCGGTCAGATCGTCCGTCCCTGGATGGATTTTCGTTCCTACTATGACCATCCGGGCAGTCATGATCGTCTTCGGCTGGTGCATCGGATCGCTCATGATCTTGGTGCCACTGCCAATCAGGTGATCATGGCCTGGCAGCTGGCTGGGCCGAAGAGCAACTTCACCTATCGCGACGGCTCCAGCACCCACGCGCTGGATGATCTTGCTCCGCGCCGCGCCGCGATGTTGCCGATCTTCGGTGCCAGCTCGGTTGATCAACTGGATGAGGCGTTGGGCACGCTGGACGTCAAGCTGACCGATGATCAACTCGCCCTGCTGGATGCCGTGTGA
- a CDS encoding hemolysin family protein, with protein MSSDVVGLIALVVLLLINAYFVGAEFAVISARRSQIEPRAEQGSAAARTTLWAMEHATLMLATTQLGITVCSLLILNVSEPAIHHLLEIPLSAIGLPESVIDVAGFVITLALVTFLHVVFGEMVPKNLSFSVPDRAALLLAPPLVFIGRLVKPIIFALNWAANGFVKLFGVEPKDEATSAYTLEEVASIVRQSAEAGTLADEGGRISAALEFTAKTVAALVVPREQVVALPAGAAPADVQQLVASRGFSRYLITDPAGDLTGYVHLKDVLDLEDPKHAHAPVPADRIRPLIRVPQDSEAEDALRAMRSHSSHVALATSAALGTEPAGGTVTGVIFLEDVIEELVGQIEDTTNAG; from the coding sequence GTGAGTAGCGATGTCGTCGGCCTGATCGCGCTGGTGGTGTTGTTGTTGATCAACGCCTACTTCGTCGGCGCCGAGTTCGCGGTGATCTCCGCGCGCCGTTCGCAGATCGAACCGCGCGCCGAGCAGGGCAGCGCAGCGGCCCGGACCACCTTGTGGGCCATGGAACACGCCACGCTGATGCTGGCCACCACTCAACTCGGCATCACCGTCTGTTCGCTGTTGATCTTGAACGTGTCCGAGCCGGCGATCCACCATCTGCTGGAGATCCCGCTCTCGGCGATCGGTCTGCCGGAGTCGGTGATCGACGTGGCCGGCTTCGTGATCACCCTGGCCCTGGTCACCTTCCTGCATGTGGTGTTCGGTGAGATGGTTCCGAAGAATCTGTCCTTCTCCGTGCCGGACCGAGCCGCGTTGCTGCTCGCGCCGCCGCTGGTGTTCATCGGACGGCTGGTGAAGCCGATCATCTTCGCGCTGAACTGGGCGGCCAACGGGTTCGTCAAGCTGTTCGGTGTCGAGCCGAAGGACGAGGCGACCAGCGCCTACACGCTGGAGGAGGTGGCCAGCATCGTCCGGCAATCGGCCGAGGCCGGCACGCTCGCCGACGAGGGCGGCCGGATCTCGGCGGCGCTGGAGTTCACCGCCAAGACCGTTGCTGCGCTGGTCGTGCCGCGCGAGCAGGTGGTCGCGCTGCCGGCCGGCGCAGCACCGGCCGACGTACAGCAGCTGGTCGCGTCCCGCGGTTTCTCGCGCTACCTGATCACTGACCCGGCCGGCGACCTGACCGGCTACGTACACCTGAAGGATGTGCTCGATCTCGAGGATCCGAAACATGCCCACGCTCCGGTCCCGGCCGACCGGATCCGACCGCTGATCAGGGTGCCGCAGGACAGCGAGGCCGAGGATGCCCTGCGGGCCATGCGGTCGCACAGCTCGCACGTGGCGCTGGCCACCTCGGCCGCCCTCGGTACGGAGCCCGCCGGCGGCACGGTGACCGGAGTGATCTTCCTGGAGGACGTGATCGAGGAACTCGTCGGCCAGATCGAGGACACCACCAACGCCGGCTGA
- a CDS encoding hemolysin family protein codes for MAFEWIMVGVGVLLTLGTGVFVASEFALVNLDRGDLEDRQGRGERGLGPTIKALKITSTHLSGAQLGITLTTLLTGFTFEPALATLISPALSATPLPQASVSVIASVIGIVVATLGSMLFGELVPKNFAIAVPIRTAKLVVPLQAAFTTVFKPLVVLLNSTANAVVRALGVEPQEELSGARTAEELSSLVRRSAVEGTLEIEQAVLLGRSLRFADRVAEDVMTPRVRMETVRRTDSAQTVVDLARETGMSRFPVLGADVDDIIGLIHVKHAYAVEPGQRSQVRVTRLMSTPLQVPDTIGVNLLLSQLRRAPLQSAIVADEYGGTAGMVTLEDLIEELIGDVADEHDHEAPRVSSDGDDLIIDASLRPDELRALSGLVVPEGPDYETVAGFVTGELGKIAEPEDEVRIDHGTLRVISVDERRIDRLRYLPDPPVDQADSEVQS; via the coding sequence GTGGCCTTCGAATGGATCATGGTCGGGGTGGGCGTCCTGCTCACGCTCGGCACCGGTGTCTTCGTCGCCTCGGAATTCGCTCTGGTCAATCTCGACCGCGGTGACCTGGAGGACCGGCAGGGCCGCGGCGAACGTGGCCTCGGTCCGACCATCAAAGCGCTGAAGATCACCTCCACGCACCTGTCCGGCGCTCAGCTCGGCATCACCTTGACCACCCTGCTGACCGGCTTCACCTTCGAGCCGGCACTGGCCACGCTGATCTCTCCCGCACTGTCGGCCACCCCGCTGCCACAGGCGTCGGTGTCGGTCATCGCCAGCGTGATCGGCATCGTGGTCGCCACCCTCGGCTCGATGCTGTTCGGCGAACTGGTGCCGAAGAACTTCGCCATCGCCGTACCGATCCGCACCGCCAAGCTGGTGGTTCCGCTGCAGGCCGCGTTCACCACCGTGTTCAAACCCCTGGTCGTGCTGCTGAACAGCACCGCCAACGCCGTCGTTCGCGCGCTCGGCGTGGAACCGCAGGAGGAGTTGTCCGGTGCCCGGACAGCCGAGGAGCTCAGTTCACTGGTGCGACGCTCCGCGGTCGAGGGCACCTTGGAGATCGAGCAGGCGGTGCTGCTGGGCCGGTCCCTGCGTTTCGCCGACCGCGTCGCCGAGGACGTGATGACGCCCCGGGTGCGGATGGAAACCGTACGCCGTACCGATTCGGCTCAGACGGTGGTCGATCTGGCCCGGGAGACCGGGATGTCGCGGTTCCCGGTGCTCGGCGCCGACGTGGACGACATCATCGGACTGATCCACGTCAAACACGCGTACGCGGTCGAGCCCGGTCAGCGCAGCCAGGTCCGGGTGACCCGGCTGATGAGCACTCCCCTGCAGGTGCCGGACACCATCGGTGTCAACCTCCTGCTTTCCCAGCTCCGCAGGGCACCGTTGCAGTCAGCCATCGTCGCCGACGAGTACGGCGGCACCGCGGGCATGGTGACCCTGGAAGACCTGATCGAGGAACTGATCGGTGACGTCGCGGACGAACATGATCATGAAGCGCCCCGGGTCAGCTCCGACGGCGACGACCTGATCATCGACGCTTCGCTGCGGCCGGACGAACTGCGGGCGCTGTCCGGCCTGGTCGTACCGGAGGGTCCGGACTACGAGACGGTGGCCGGGTTCGTCACCGGTGAACTCGGCAAGATCGCCGAACCGGAGGACGAGGTGCGGATTGATCACGGCACGCTGCGGGTGATCTCGGTCGACGAGCGCCGGATCGACCGGCTGCGTTACCTGCCCGATCCACCGGTTGATCAGGCCGATTCGGAGGTGCAGTCGTGA
- the rplQ gene encoding 50S ribosomal protein L17 codes for MPTPTKGARLGGSAAHERLILANLATQLFEHGRITTTEAKAKRLRPVAEKLITKAKRGDLHARRQVMQTIRDRSVVHSLFTEIAPTFAEREGGYLRITKVGLRKGDRAPMAVIELVTESVEDSKKANGSSAAAAPAAAAPAAAASAASAESADSPASAESPESAESPESPESPASADEVEDSADSADSAAAEDSEKKPEA; via the coding sequence ATGCCTACACCCACCAAGGGCGCTCGCCTGGGCGGCAGCGCGGCGCACGAGCGGCTGATCCTGGCCAACCTGGCCACCCAGCTGTTCGAGCACGGGCGGATCACCACCACCGAGGCGAAGGCCAAGCGGCTGCGTCCGGTCGCGGAGAAGTTGATCACCAAGGCCAAGCGGGGAGACCTGCATGCGCGCCGTCAGGTGATGCAGACCATCCGGGACAGGAGTGTGGTGCACTCGCTGTTCACCGAGATCGCTCCGACCTTCGCCGAGCGTGAGGGCGGCTACCTTCGGATCACCAAGGTCGGCCTGCGCAAGGGCGACCGGGCTCCGATGGCTGTCATCGAGCTCGTCACCGAGTCGGTCGAGGACTCCAAGAAGGCCAACGGCAGCTCGGCCGCTGCTGCTCCCGCCGCCGCTGCTCCTGCAGCCGCCGCGAGCGCTGCCTCTGCCGAATCGGCCGACAGCCCCGCATCTGCGGAGTCCCCGGAGAGCGCAGAGTCCCCGGAGAGCCCCGAGTCGCCGGCCTCGGCCGACGAGGTCGAGGACTCCGCCGACTCCGCTGACTCCGCTGCCGCCGAGGATTCGGAGAAGAAGCCCGAGGCCTGA
- the pdxR gene encoding MocR-like pyridoxine biosynthesis transcription factor PdxR encodes MIESIVNVAGLTLDLGSPGQPLIRRLMAALRDGVRDGRLPAGTALPPSRTLATELGCSRWVVTEAYGQLVAEGYLNAAQGSVTTVRALGVADDHGPTRRSQPDRRPRFDLAPGVPDLAAFPRARWADCYRRAVLERETGLLGGRSLLSTIDARSVITDYLVRTRQIREDPSQLNLSSGATDAVGWLARLLSAGGHRRIAVEDPSWPGLRDAARRAGLQLVPIEVDGDGLRVDQLDDHRVRAVICTPAHQFPTGVAMSADRRLALIDWAHRVDGLIIEDDYDAEFRYDRRPVASLQGMAPDRVVLVGSVSKTLSPAVGLGWTVLPQQLIMRILSEDLELRTGPSTFTIDAMAAMISGGWYERHLRAMRLTYRRRREALLAALLELLPEATVRGMPAGLHVVVDLPAGTDVENIVDQAARREVAVAGIGRYRLRSDPAESSLVLGFGNLRSGRERDAVEILAAVISTAGSGAGGRDRSRG; translated from the coding sequence ATGATCGAATCCATCGTGAACGTCGCCGGTCTGACGCTCGATCTCGGCTCGCCGGGGCAGCCGCTGATCCGGCGGTTGATGGCCGCGCTTCGAGACGGCGTCCGGGACGGCCGGCTGCCGGCCGGCACGGCGTTGCCGCCGAGCCGGACTCTGGCGACCGAGCTCGGCTGCTCCCGCTGGGTGGTGACCGAGGCGTACGGCCAACTGGTCGCCGAGGGATACCTGAACGCGGCGCAGGGGTCGGTGACCACGGTCCGCGCCCTCGGCGTGGCCGATGATCATGGTCCGACGCGGCGTTCGCAACCTGATCGGCGGCCGCGTTTTGATCTTGCTCCCGGCGTCCCGGATCTGGCCGCGTTCCCGCGGGCTCGTTGGGCCGACTGCTATCGGCGAGCGGTGCTGGAACGAGAGACCGGGTTGCTCGGCGGCCGAAGCCTGCTGAGCACGATCGATGCGCGGTCGGTGATCACCGACTATCTGGTGCGCACGCGGCAGATCCGGGAGGATCCCAGCCAGCTCAATCTGAGCAGCGGCGCGACCGACGCGGTCGGCTGGCTGGCCCGGTTGCTGTCTGCCGGCGGACATCGGCGGATCGCGGTCGAGGATCCGTCCTGGCCCGGGCTGCGTGACGCGGCTCGCCGCGCCGGGTTGCAGCTGGTGCCGATCGAGGTGGACGGTGACGGCCTGCGCGTTGATCAACTCGACGACCATCGAGTGCGAGCCGTGATCTGTACGCCGGCGCACCAATTCCCTACCGGGGTGGCGATGTCGGCCGATCGGCGGCTGGCGCTGATCGACTGGGCTCACCGGGTGGACGGCTTGATCATCGAGGACGACTACGACGCGGAGTTCCGTTACGACCGCCGGCCGGTCGCCAGTCTGCAGGGGATGGCACCGGATCGGGTGGTGCTGGTCGGTTCGGTGTCGAAGACGCTGTCGCCGGCTGTCGGCCTGGGCTGGACGGTCCTGCCGCAACAGTTGATCATGAGGATCCTGTCCGAAGATCTCGAACTCCGCACGGGACCGTCGACCTTCACCATCGACGCGATGGCGGCCATGATCAGCGGCGGCTGGTACGAGCGGCACCTGCGGGCGATGCGGCTGACGTACCGGCGGCGGCGGGAGGCCCTGCTGGCAGCGCTCTTGGAGCTACTGCCCGAAGCGACGGTACGAGGCATGCCGGCCGGACTGCATGTCGTGGTCGATCTGCCCGCCGGCACCGACGTCGAAAACATCGTCGACCAGGCGGCACGGCGCGAGGTCGCGGTGGCCGGCATCGGTCGCTACCGACTTCGCTCGGATCCTGCGGAATCCTCACTGGTGTTGGGATTCGGCAACCTCCGCTCCGGCCGCGAACGGGACGCGGTCGAGATTCTGGCAGCGGTGATCAGCACCGCGGGATCGGGTGCCGGAGGGCGTGACCGGTCACGAGGATGA
- a CDS encoding ABC transporter ATP-binding protein, with translation MSALFTVDDVCKTFGRGNNAVQAVKNVSFEIQPGTVTTLVGESGSGKSTMARLMLRLMNVSSGTLTFDGRDITNTRGRERADYWRNVQAVFQDPFSAYNQFFTVRTMLNRSLKLVKDAAVGRKRMEESLAHVGMDSQVLNRYAHELSGGQRQRIMIARALMMQPRLLIADEATSMLDASLRVNLLNVLADLRQELGMTVFFITHDIGQACYIADQVLVMEHGVLVEHGPAEQVIFNPQHEYTQRLLSDVPRLQPTDQLG, from the coding sequence ATGAGCGCACTGTTCACCGTCGATGACGTCTGCAAGACGTTCGGCCGCGGCAACAACGCGGTGCAGGCGGTCAAGAACGTCTCGTTCGAGATCCAGCCCGGCACCGTCACCACGCTGGTCGGCGAGAGCGGCTCCGGCAAGTCGACGATGGCTCGGTTGATGCTGCGGCTGATGAACGTCAGCTCCGGCACGTTGACCTTCGACGGCAGGGACATCACCAACACCCGCGGCCGCGAGCGCGCCGACTACTGGCGCAACGTACAGGCGGTGTTCCAGGACCCGTTCAGCGCCTATAACCAGTTCTTCACGGTACGGACGATGCTGAACCGGTCGCTGAAGCTGGTCAAGGACGCTGCGGTCGGGCGGAAACGGATGGAGGAGTCGCTGGCGCATGTCGGGATGGATTCTCAGGTCCTGAATCGCTACGCCCACGAGCTGTCCGGCGGGCAGCGGCAGCGGATCATGATCGCCCGGGCGCTGATGATGCAGCCCCGGCTGCTGATTGCCGACGAGGCGACCTCGATGCTGGATGCGTCACTGCGGGTCAACCTGCTCAACGTGCTGGCCGATCTGCGCCAGGAACTCGGGATGACCGTCTTCTTCATCACCCACGACATCGGCCAGGCTTGCTACATCGCCGATCAGGTGCTGGTGATGGAGCACGGGGTGCTGGTCGAACACGGACCTGCCGAACAGGTGATCTTCAACCCGCAGCACGAATACACCCAGCGGCTGCTCAGCGACGTACCCCGGCTGCAGCCGACCGACCAACTCGGCTGA
- a CDS encoding RNA polymerase sigma factor: MDAELSEQLRELGPQTLGVLVRRGADFAVAEDAVQEALIEAARHWPDRQPDDPRGWLITVAWRKLVDQQRSETARRRREVLDHQQPSTGPTEQSDDTLLLLSRCCHSSLSPASAIALTLRAVGGLTTAQIARAYLVPETTMAQRISRAKRHLLGERFDRPGEVQSVLRVLYLIFSEGHTGEVDLALEAIRLTRQLAAAGDDPEVDGLLALMLLTDARRAARWTAAGELVPLDEQDRSRWDTTLIEEGVLILQHALARDQLGEYQAQAAIAALHDDAANSAETDWRQILDWYDELFRLTDSPVVALNRAVAVGQVDGPLVGLRALDDLDPSLPRYAAVAAYLQERAGNLSEAARLYADAARSATTVAEQHQLTKRAARLNSARSSS, encoded by the coding sequence ATGGATGCCGAACTGTCCGAGCAACTGCGCGAGCTCGGTCCGCAGACGCTGGGTGTCCTCGTCCGCCGCGGAGCAGACTTCGCGGTGGCCGAGGACGCCGTCCAAGAGGCTCTGATCGAGGCGGCCCGACACTGGCCCGACCGACAGCCGGACGACCCACGCGGCTGGCTGATCACCGTCGCCTGGCGCAAGTTGGTTGATCAGCAGCGATCCGAGACAGCGCGCCGCCGACGCGAGGTGCTGGACCACCAGCAGCCGTCGACGGGGCCGACTGAGCAGTCCGACGACACCCTGCTGCTGCTCAGCCGCTGCTGCCATTCCTCGCTCAGTCCGGCATCGGCGATTGCGCTCACGCTGCGCGCCGTCGGCGGTCTGACCACGGCCCAGATCGCCCGCGCCTACCTCGTCCCCGAGACGACGATGGCGCAGCGGATCAGTCGGGCCAAGCGCCATCTGCTCGGCGAACGGTTCGACCGTCCCGGTGAGGTGCAGTCCGTGCTCCGGGTGCTCTATCTGATCTTCAGCGAAGGGCACACCGGTGAGGTCGATCTGGCGCTGGAGGCGATCCGGCTGACCCGGCAGTTGGCTGCGGCCGGCGACGATCCGGAGGTGGACGGACTGCTCGCCCTGATGCTCCTCACCGACGCCCGCCGGGCCGCCCGCTGGACCGCTGCCGGCGAACTGGTCCCGCTCGACGAACAAGATCGTTCCCGTTGGGATACCACGCTGATCGAAGAAGGTGTGCTGATCCTGCAGCACGCGCTGGCTCGTGATCAGCTCGGCGAATATCAAGCCCAGGCAGCGATTGCTGCCCTCCACGACGACGCCGCGAACTCGGCGGAGACGGACTGGCGGCAGATCCTCGACTGGTACGACGAACTGTTCAGGTTGACCGATTCACCGGTGGTGGCGCTGAATCGCGCGGTGGCGGTCGGTCAGGTCGACGGACCATTGGTGGGTCTGCGAGCGCTTGATGATCTTGATCCGTCGCTGCCTCGCTACGCCGCCGTGGCTGCCTATCTGCAAGAGCGTGCCGGAAACCTCTCCGAGGCCGCCCGGTTGTACGCCGATGCTGCTCGGAGTGCGACCACGGTGGCCGAGCAGCATCAGCTGACGAAGCGGGCAGCGCGGCTCAACTCGGCCAGATCATCCTCGTGA
- a CDS encoding YciI family protein, translating to MAKYLLLKHYRGGPKQRPNAELPMDKWTPEEVTAHLEFMQHVADVLAERGEYVDGQALSPEGAFVRYDGEGKPPVTDGPFAETKDLIAGWMVIDVDSTERAHEAAAFLSSAPGPGGKPLEEWIEVRPFLTEAPVQDS from the coding sequence ATGGCGAAGTACCTGCTGCTCAAGCACTACCGCGGCGGACCGAAGCAGCGGCCGAATGCCGAATTGCCGATGGACAAGTGGACGCCGGAGGAGGTGACCGCGCACCTCGAATTCATGCAGCATGTCGCCGATGTGCTGGCCGAGCGCGGCGAGTACGTGGACGGGCAGGCGCTGTCGCCGGAGGGCGCCTTCGTCCGGTACGACGGTGAGGGCAAGCCGCCGGTGACCGACGGGCCGTTCGCCGAGACCAAAGATCTGATCGCCGGCTGGATGGTGATCGACGTCGACTCGACCGAACGGGCGCACGAGGCGGCGGCGTTCCTGTCCTCGGCGCCGGGGCCCGGTGGCAAGCCGCTGGAGGAATGGATCGAGGTGCGGCCGTTCCTGACCGAGGCGCCGGTCCAGGACAGCTGA
- a CDS encoding citrate synthase, translated as MADQAPARLSATETAARLGVKPATLYAYVSRGLLGRERGAHGSTFDPIEVERFAASRRRNGADNPAVLIKDGRPAGGPLMTIDTDIALIEDDQLYYRGKPAADLARTATFESVCSWLWTGHWDPTSTFRPLPGAPAAVRPVLRALPAGVGPADRIRVVVPVLAGIDPLRDVLEPAGVAHRAGGLISTAAAVIGAEVDHDLPRAPVLRQPRHPGDGAVHRVASAGSVAEMLVAALSPGGSVDHDQLVRIVNATLILLVDHDLAVSTLAARAAASARANPYAVVISGLGALDSALHGNASRAAHRMLTAVVSGEPARTVVANRIATGRGGVPGFGHRIYIEADPRAELIMESLADLPGADSALAAAAAVTEVVGDHGGPFRNVDLALATLALAAEMSEEAGEVIFALARIGGWIAHAIDEYSQPPLRLRPVGRYIGP; from the coding sequence ATGGCCGATCAAGCCCCAGCCCGACTCAGCGCCACCGAGACCGCGGCTCGACTCGGGGTCAAACCCGCAACCCTCTACGCGTACGTGTCCCGCGGACTGCTCGGCCGGGAACGGGGCGCGCACGGCTCGACCTTCGACCCGATCGAGGTCGAACGGTTCGCGGCATCCCGGCGGCGCAACGGTGCCGACAACCCGGCCGTGTTGATCAAGGACGGTCGTCCGGCCGGCGGTCCACTGATGACGATCGACACCGACATCGCGTTGATCGAGGACGACCAGCTCTACTATCGCGGCAAGCCGGCGGCCGACCTGGCCAGAACAGCGACCTTCGAGTCGGTCTGCAGCTGGCTCTGGACCGGGCACTGGGATCCGACGTCGACCTTCCGTCCGCTGCCCGGAGCGCCGGCTGCCGTTCGGCCGGTGCTGCGGGCGTTGCCGGCCGGCGTCGGTCCGGCCGATCGGATCCGGGTCGTGGTCCCGGTGCTGGCTGGCATCGACCCGCTTCGAGATGTGCTGGAGCCGGCCGGTGTCGCGCATCGGGCGGGTGGCTTGATCAGTACCGCGGCTGCGGTGATCGGTGCCGAAGTTGATCATGATCTGCCCCGGGCCCCGGTCCTTCGACAGCCTCGGCACCCTGGGGATGGGGCGGTTCATCGGGTTGCGTCGGCGGGGTCGGTGGCGGAGATGTTGGTGGCCGCGCTGTCACCGGGTGGCAGCGTTGATCATGATCAGTTGGTCCGGATCGTCAACGCCACACTGATCCTGCTGGTGGATCATGATCTTGCGGTGTCGACGCTGGCGGCCCGGGCGGCGGCCTCGGCCCGGGCCAACCCGTACGCGGTGGTGATCAGCGGTTTGGGCGCGCTGGATTCGGCGCTGCACGGCAACGCCAGCAGGGCCGCCCATCGGATGTTGACCGCGGTGGTTTCGGGTGAGCCGGCGCGTACGGTGGTCGCGAACAGGATCGCAACCGGTCGCGGCGGCGTACCCGGGTTCGGGCATCGGATCTACATCGAGGCCGACCCGCGCGCGGAACTGATCATGGAATCGCTGGCCGACCTGCCGGGCGCCGATTCGGCGCTGGCTGCCGCGGCAGCCGTGACCGAGGTCGTAGGTGATCATGGTGGTCCGTTCCGCAATGTTGATCTTGCTCTGGCCACGCTGGCGCTGGCTGCCGAGATGTCCGAGGAAGCCGGTGAGGTGATCTTCGCGCTGGCCAGGATCGGCGGCTGGATCGCTCACGCCATCGACGAGTATTCCCAACCACCGTTGCGATTGCGACCGGTAGGACGCTACATCGGCCCCTAG
- a CDS encoding citrate synthase, which yields MPATSIQGLEPVVRDRMDDSLIDVPRGLAGVVAAETALGDVRGLEGFYHYRQYSAVELATRKPFEDVWRLMIDGELPTPEQAADFSGTARAARVLPQPVLTELPAIAAATAHADSLAGLRVALALACAAYGFAPLYDQDQQQRRKAAITVGAITPVLLAALHRIRAGGKIIGPRDDLDHAANYYWMLTGREPEQCQWHAINAYLISTIDHGFNASTFTSRVIASTGADLGSCVLGGLGSLSGPLHGGAPSRALDTLDAIGTEDRIDGWVRDSVNSGRRMMGFGHAIYRTEDPRSAMLKEIARGFGGPRVDFAIKVEESVIAILDELKPGRALRTNVEFYAGVVMELCDIPRQMFTPTFATGRVIGWTAHILEQTADSKIIRPSSRYIGPPPPQPFD from the coding sequence ATGCCAGCAACGAGCATTCAGGGTCTGGAGCCGGTAGTGCGGGATCGGATGGACGACAGCCTGATCGATGTGCCGCGGGGCCTGGCCGGTGTGGTGGCGGCAGAGACCGCGCTCGGCGACGTACGCGGACTCGAGGGCTTCTATCACTATCGGCAGTATTCGGCGGTCGAGTTGGCGACCCGCAAGCCGTTCGAGGATGTCTGGCGGTTGATGATCGACGGCGAACTGCCCACTCCGGAGCAGGCAGCAGACTTCAGCGGCACGGCCCGGGCGGCCCGGGTGCTGCCGCAGCCGGTGCTGACCGAGTTGCCGGCTATCGCCGCCGCCACCGCACACGCCGACTCGCTGGCCGGTTTGCGGGTGGCACTGGCGCTCGCCTGCGCCGCGTACGGATTCGCACCGCTCTACGACCAAGATCAACAGCAACGCCGGAAGGCGGCGATCACCGTCGGCGCGATCACGCCGGTGTTGCTCGCCGCCCTGCATCGAATCCGCGCCGGCGGCAAGATCATCGGCCCCAGAGATGATCTTGATCATGCCGCGAACTACTACTGGATGCTGACCGGCCGTGAGCCGGAGCAATGCCAGTGGCACGCGATCAACGCGTACCTGATCTCCACCATTGATCACGGATTCAACGCGTCCACCTTCACCTCGCGGGTGATCGCCTCCACCGGTGCTGATCTTGGTTCGTGCGTGCTCGGCGGCCTCGGTTCGCTGTCCGGACCGTTGCACGGCGGCGCGCCGAGCCGCGCGTTGGACACCCTGGACGCGATCGGTACCGAGGACCGGATCGACGGCTGGGTCAGGGATTCGGTGAATTCGGGCCGGCGGATGATGGGCTTCGGACACGCGATCTATCGCACCGAGGATCCACGATCGGCCATGCTGAAGGAGATCGCTCGCGGCTTCGGCGGTCCCCGGGTCGACTTCGCGATCAAGGTCGAGGAGTCCGTGATCGCGATCCTGGACGAACTCAAACCGGGCCGTGCGCTGCGTACCAATGTGGAGTTCTACGCCGGAGTGGTGATGGAGCTGTGCGACATCCCGCGGCAGATGTTCACCCCGACCTTCGCCACCGGGCGCGTCATCGGTTGGACCGCACACATCCTCGAACAGACAGCCGACAGCAAGATCATCCGGCCGTCGTCCCGCTACATCGGCCCGCCGCCCCCACAACCGTTCGACTGA